One stretch of Narcine bancroftii isolate sNarBan1 chromosome 8, sNarBan1.hap1, whole genome shotgun sequence DNA includes these proteins:
- the LOC138741340 gene encoding XK-related protein 8-like: MFSDGEIRFSGHDLFFLWVGLATSLLDLGTDAWVAHSLCLAGDDLWGTAVVGLVALCSAVVQLFSWVWFAGDRKQLGSLTQSGLLPKLKSAPGVRVLGLLHWLQMGLLVRYINALELGFQMYKEKDTMGLQYAIYLSCDISMLRLFESILENTPQLTLMLYIIMKKNQIEIYQYFSFAASFLSIAWAVLDFHQSLRASLSDKMSLQFKSIVPYFLCNLLLIFPRIVSIALFATVFKQYVFFHFAIIWLSMFFWVWQQGTSFMNNFPEEVFYRGMVGVILYFTWLNISEGRTLIRQIIYHSFMAVDCGILVGFWWLHRDPILSAPYTVQLLVGTSSSYLVGVIVKCVYYKYFHPFVTEHMPSLDETDSLQEDGFQSMCKRPLINKRMEILSNSFYSLPPEEKGFITKVEETKI, from the exons ATGTTCTCGGACGGTGAGATCCGTTTCTCCGGCCACGACTTGTTCTTCCTCTGGGTGGGTCTGGCCACTTCTCTCCTGGACCTCGGAACGGATGCCTGGGTGGCGCACTCGCTCTGCCTGGCTGGTGACGACTTGTGGGGCACCGCGGTCGTGGGGCTGGTGGCTTTGTGCTCGGCGGTCGTCCAGCTGTTCAGCTGGGTCTGGTTCGCCGGCGATCGGAAGCAGCTGGGGAGTTTGACCCAGTCCGGCCTCCTGCCGAAGTTGAAAAGCGCTCCGGGAGTCCGCGTCCTTGGCCTGTTGCATTGGCTGCAGATGGGACTCCTGGTCAG GTACATAAATGCACTAGAGTTGGGCTTTCAAATGTACAAAGAAAAGGACACTATGGGCTTACAGTATGCCATTTATCTATCTTGTGATATCAGCATGTTACGACTTTTTGAGAGCATTTTAGAAAATACTCCTCAACTCACTCTGATGCTCTACATCATTATGAAGAAGAATCAAATAGAAATTTACCAGT ATTTCTCCTTTGCGGCTTCTTTCCTCTCCATTGCCTGGGCTGTCCTGGACTTTCACCAGTCCCTGCGTGCATCTCTTTCTGACAAAATGAGTCTCCAATTCAAGTCGATTGTGCCTTACTTCTTGTGTAATCTGCTGCTGATCTTCCCCAGGATAGTCAGCATTGCCTTATTTGCAACTGTATTCAAACAATACGTCTTCTTTCACTTTGCTATAATTTGGCTGTCGATGTTCTTCTGGGTGTGGCAACAAGGCACAAGTTTTATGAACAACTTTCCAGAAGAGGTCTTCTATCGAGGTATGGTGGGAGTGATCTTGTATTTCACCTGGCTTAATATCTCTGAGGGAAGAACACTCATCAGACAGATTATCTATCACTCATTCATGGCAGTGGACTGCGGAATTCTGGTTGGCTTCTGGTGGCTTCACAGAGACCCCATTTTATCTGCTCCCTACACAGTGCAACTACTTGTTGGTACATCATCATCTTATCTTGTTGGCGTGATTGTAAAATGTGTTTATTACAAGTATTTCCATCCCTTTGTCACAGAGCACATGCCAAGTCTTGATGAAACAGACAGTCTACAGGAAGATGGATTCCAATCAATGTGCAAGAGACCTTTGATAAACAAGAGAATGgaaatcctttccaatagtttttaCTCCCTTCCACCTGAGGAAAAGGGTTTCATTACAAAAGTAGAGGAAACTAAAATCTAA